A window from Clupea harengus chromosome 14, Ch_v2.0.2, whole genome shotgun sequence encodes these proteins:
- the LOC116223589 gene encoding protein L-Myc-1a-like produces the protein MTGANAIAPCRENWEMECDRYQHYFYDNLDTEEDFFKSTGPSEDIWKKFELLPTPPMSPTRTLDATAVLPSPDKLGWASKLLAQDEDFEECYKIDSKDIFGNLSSIIIQDCMWSGFSASHRLEKVAGERSLIRPLPSTQTNSNTAKATNTVADTTVICAPVRDCVNPTAVLNIPCNNLKRLASSGSESRADSSDDDDGEDDDEIDVVTVESRPNRTLVPVTITVTGDPHGPGTKRFHVSVHRQQHNYAAPSPDSDHDDADLDDADHDDIDDADHDDADHDDADIGDADLDLDHDGDLDLDLPSRKRPHSEQDHLSSSSSSSSSPSSPHSSDSEEVSMGERRRNHNFMERKRRKDLRSRFLALRDEIPSLADSSKTPKVVILTRAVDYLVQLHSREHAQAQERRRLRARQQQLLRRLSSLKKGKP, from the exons ATGACCGGAGCCAATGCTATAGCGCCGTGTCGTGAGAATTGGGAGATGGAGTGTGACCGCTATCAACATTATTTTTACGACAACCTAGACACAGAAGAGGATTTCTTTAAATCCACGGGGCCAAGCGAGGATATATGGAAAAAATTCGAACTCTTGCCTACCCCGCCCATGTCTCCCACACGGACACTCGATGCCACTGCCGTGCTGCCGTCACCCGATAAGCTGGGATGGGCTTCCAAGCTTTTGGCACAAGATGAAGACTTTGAGGAATGCTATAAAATCGACTCGAAAGACATTTTTGGAAACCTAAGTTCTATCATCATTCAGGACTGCATGTGGAGTGGTTTTTCGGCGAGTCATCGGTTGGAGAAGGTGGCCGGGGAGCGTTCGCTGATCAGACCGCTGCCCAGCACGCAAACAAATTCGAACACTGCAAAGGCTACGAACACTGTAGCTGACACGACGGTCATCTGTGCCCCTGTGAGAGACTGCGTGAACCCGACTGCTGTCCTCAACATCCCCTGCAATAACCTTAAGAGGCTGGCGTCCTCGGGGTCAGAGTCTCGTGCTGACTCGTCCG ATGATGACGATGGTGAAGATGACGATGAGATTGACGTGGTAACCGTGGAAAGCCGACCGAACAGAACCCTGGTCCCCGTGACCATCACCGTAACGGGGGATCCTCACGGCCCCGGCACCAAACGCTTCCACGTGTCCGTGCACCGCCAGCAACACAATTATGCCGCGCCATCGCCTGACAGTGACCACGACGACGCGGACCTCGACGACGCAGACCATGACGACATAGATGACGCAGACCATGACGACGCAGACCATGACGACGCAGACATTGGTGATGctgacctggacctggaccacGACGGCGACCTGGACCTTGATCTCCCATCCAGAAAGCGCCCCCACTCGGAGCAGGATcacctgtcctcctcttcctcctcctcctcctcgcccagCAGCCCGCACAGCTCCGATTCGGAGGAGGTCTCCATGGGCGAGCGGCGGCGGAACCACAACTTCATGGAGCGCAAGAGGCGTAAGGACCTGCGCTCGCGCTTCCTAGCGCTCCGCGACGAGATCCCCAGCCTGGCCGACTCCAGCAAGACGCCCAAGGTGGTGATCCTCACCCGGGCTGTGGACTACCTGGTGCAGCTGCACTCCCGCGAGCACGCCCAGGCCCAGGAGAGGAGGCGGCTGCGGGCCCGGCAGCAGCAGCTTTTGCGCCGCCTCAGCAGTCTGAAGAAGGGCAAACCCTGA